In Pyrus communis chromosome 8, drPyrComm1.1, whole genome shotgun sequence, one genomic interval encodes:
- the LOC137743052 gene encoding uncharacterized protein, with protein MVNNELSLILQHYLLLSGFDAVNVKPQEQRRRPSSLVYSALPETVASIAIAAAVVGTAATILAKRTKASEEAEVPMKICEACRGSGICPECKGEGFVLKKLSDESAERARLASKNMATRYTAGLPKKWSYCTKCSSARSCLACNGRGKIVLL; from the exons ATGGTAAACAATGAATTATCATTAATTTTACAGCATTATCTTCTTTTGTCTGGATTTGATGCTG TCAACGTAAAGCCGCAAGAGCAAAGAAGAAGACCATCGTCCTTGGTATATTCTGCTCTACCTGAAACAGTGGCTTCAATAGCAATTGCTGCTGCAGTTGTTGGTACAGCAGCTACGATTCTTGCGAAGAGAACCAAAGCTTCTGAGGAAGCAGAG GTTCCTATGAAAATATGTGAAGCCTGTCGTGGTTCTGGGATATGTCCTGAATGCAAAGGTGAAGGCTTTGTACTCAAGAAACTCTCAGACGAAAGTGCTGAGAGGGCAAGATTGGCTTCTAAGAATATGGCCACTCGATACACAGCAGG GCTTCCAAAGAAATGGAGCTACTGCACAAAGTGCTCTTCTGCACGATCATGCCTTGCCTGCAATGGCCGTGGAAAGATAGTTTTGCTCTAA